A genomic segment from Salvia splendens isolate huo1 unplaced genomic scaffold, SspV2 ctg686, whole genome shotgun sequence encodes:
- the LOC121790961 gene encoding aspartic proteinase CDR1-like has translation MDKDPTSLPRQLGTSIKNRFSYCLSPTTASYVRFGNEAVIQGRNGQRRPIVETSNKRSAMNYALPLMDLSINGKRLGARFPEGIYIDSGSSLSLLETSVFIAVKNFLVSYFARFKDVKRYTGVDVPDTYICFSYAMTRPSLPMMVFHFKGADLAAAAPTNLFIFLEKKVFCFMALESKTISILGVFQQRNISLVAE, from the exons ATGGACAAGGATCCGACGTCCTTGCCTCGACAACTCGGCACATCGATCAAGAACCGGTTCTCCTACTGCCTCTCTCCGACCACAGCCTCGTACGTAAGGTTCGGGAACGAGGCGGTGATCCAAGGGAGGAACGGGCAGAGGAGGCCGATCGTCGAGACGAGCAACAAACGGAGCGCCATGAACTACGCCCTCCCGTTGATGGATCTCAGCATCAACGGGAAGAGACTCGGGGCGAGATTCCCCGAGGGTATCTATATAGATTCCGGATCCTCGTTGAGCCTACTGGAAACGAGTGTATTTATTGCTGTGAAAAATTTTCTTGTTAGCTATTTTGCGAGGTTTAAGGATGTTAAGAGGTATACAGGGGTGGATGTTCCGGACACATATATCTGTTTTAGTTATGCAATGACGCGGCCGAGTTTACCGATGATGGTGTTTCATTTTAAGGGGGCTGATTTGGCGGCGGCAGCGCCGACAAATCTGTTCATCTTTTTGGAGAAGAAAGTGTTCTGTTTTATGGCGTTGGAGTCGAAAACCATATCCATTTTGGGGGTATTTCAGCAGAGGAATATCAG CTTGGTGGCTGAGTGA
- the LOC121790962 gene encoding probable aspartic protease At2g35615 has protein sequence MPSINTFFLIFTLLFLRRPTSSSAFTLKLVHRDSPDSPLYQPNLTTAERFLKHAEISFARAEIRLPAKLDPIFTTDLYIGTPAVKSTLVFDTGSGVTWMQCKPCTRCFNQYNPVFEPKKSSTYKLMRKSHPLSKSFDCSFFGSGCSYSINYYSGQFSKGPVATETFTFDSSLKRPASVTNLVFGCGTSNGGLYPPQVNGILGMDKKPTSLPRQLGASIKYRFSYCLSPTAASYVRFGDEAVIRTRNGQRTPIIETTNKRSASNYALPLMDLSINGRRLGARFPEGIYIDSGSSMSLLETSAFIVVKNSLIGYFARFRDVKRYAGPMVSESYVCFQYTGAQPSLPAMGFHFNGAEMAVPPQNLFFFTHGNVFCLAALESKSISILGAFQQRNFRFVFDLQQKMLSFAAEDCSKDFQLGV, from the coding sequence ATGCCTTCAATCAACACCTTCTTCCTCATCTTCACCCTCTTGTTCCTCCGTCGCCCGACGTCCTCGTCGGCCTTCACCTTGAAGCTCGTCCACCGCGACTCCCCCGACTCCCCTCTATACCAACCGAACCTCACCACCGCCGAACGCTTCCTCAAGCACGCCGAGATCTCTTTCGCGCGCGCCGAGATCCGCCTCCCGGCAAAGCTCGACCCCATCTTCACCACAGACCTATACATCGGCACCCCTGCTGTGAAAAGCACTCTCGTTTTCGACACCGGCAGCGGCGTCACGTGGATGCAATGCAAGCCCTGCACCCGCTGCTTCAACCAGTACAACCCTGTTTTCGAGCCGAAGAAGTCAAGCACCTATAAACTAATGAGAAAAAGCCACCCCCTCTCCAAAAGCTTCGACTGCTCCTTCTTCGGCAGCGGCTGCAGCTACTCCATCAACTACTATAGCGGCCAGTTCTCAAAGGGTCCGGTCGCCACTGAAACATTCACGTTTGACTCAAGTCTGAAACGGCCCGCATCAGTCACGAACCTCGTTTTCGGATGCGGGACCTCCAACGGCGGGCTATACCCGCCGCAGGTCAACGGGATACTCGGGATGGACAAGAAGCCGACGTCGCTGCCCCGCCAGCTCGGCGCGTCGATCAAGTACCGATTCTCGTACTGCCTCTCCCCGACCGCGGCCTCGTACGTCAGGTTCGGAGACGAGGCCGTGATCCGGACGAGGAACGGACAAAGGACGCCGATCATCGAGACGACAAACAAGCGGAGTGCCAGTAACTACGCCCTCCCGTTGATGGATCTAAGCATCAACGGGAGGAGGCTCGGGGCGCGATTCCCCGAGGGAATCTACATAGATTCCGGATCCTCGATGAGCCTGCTGGAGACGAGTGCGTTTATCGTTGTGAAAAACTCTCTGATTGGCTATTTTGCGAGGTTTCGGGATGTGAAGAGGTATGCAGGGCCGATGGTTTCGGAGTCGTATGTATGTTTTCAGTATACGGGAGCGCAGCCGAGTTTACCGGCGATGGGGTTTCATTTCAACGGGGCGGAGATGGCGGTGCCGCCGCAGAATTTGTTCTTCTTTACGCATGGGAATGTGTTCTGTTTGGCGGCGTTGGAGTCGAAGAGTATTTCGATTTTGGGGGCTTTTCAGCAGAGGAATTTCAGATTTGTGTTTGATTTGCAGCAGAAGATGCTGTCGTTTGCTGCTGAGGATTGTTCTAAAGACTTTCAGCTTGGTGTCTGA